A single genomic interval of Salinarchaeum sp. IM2453 harbors:
- a CDS encoding RND family transporter produces the protein MTDDDDSIVRSTLGRIGRASATRRRAVFIGVVILLGISLVGAVGVQMSLGMELYIEDDSDTMEDWDEIQEDFDKGNVVFVEIEADDETDLYEPENTEQISELYQNYYDDLKHDEDIEAASLVTSFAHPIKAGHGEIDVENDTRTALLESVNHSFNEHRSNMGVIANLHPDIQEHEDYDELQDQLDEGEYPVVAKNGTEMFEDGSTAIIMIQYGDVDIPEDEEGDFFGFLPPSEDEIIEQQIRETTNATGLPDEWDVTFTGSPIFEEAAFGLMLPEMITLFAAAFLIILFMVVLIMRSRLRKTRRVAIPLTTTLVALIAMLGMMGFVGFNFNAIMLGVMPVALGLGIDYGLQIQTRYVEERKAGRSPVEAAEIATQTTGYALTLALGTTAVGLGSLLAAEVPPVRQFGVTAAFSVFMAMILSVTLLIALLVTFDDEPVEAPTSASTSIGDVETRANGSGADENPTGLEGVFDKLGSGISARPLLVIVLLGALIGGGLVAYPAVDTQEDMLDYWPDIEERQDIRDLEDNVPSPNINYIIVESENDDDIYTREHFEEMQSFQHEIEDSHEDVITVMSAARAMEVGNTTVPVEGPEHDQLPPEGEEFDDELELRTEIDRPPQLGLHPDNHSDRMVIQVFVGDVEGEEERQVINSLDEAADNALNNSAYDTRVTGEMVLNRNVIENVTSGLTRTTIISFTLGMVFLGLVLRSGRESVLLVGSVAASAMALVAGGMYLLDVPWNPLTVTTASIVLGVGITYGIHIYERFREERLSGADPDTAIKTAILRKSRPVLASGATTMFGFGVLMISDFPVLANFGIAIALAMGLALLTAFVFMPAITLLLARRGYLPAGNVPEDTERTAD, from the coding sequence ATGACTGACGACGACGATAGTATTGTTCGATCGACACTTGGACGTATAGGACGAGCATCAGCGACCCGACGAAGAGCTGTGTTCATCGGTGTTGTTATTCTCCTTGGCATCTCGCTTGTGGGTGCAGTTGGAGTACAGATGAGTCTGGGTATGGAATTATACATTGAAGACGACTCAGACACGATGGAAGACTGGGATGAGATTCAGGAGGATTTCGATAAGGGTAATGTTGTGTTTGTTGAGATAGAGGCTGATGATGAGACTGACTTATATGAACCGGAAAATACAGAGCAAATTTCTGAGTTATATCAAAACTACTACGATGACCTGAAACACGATGAGGATATCGAGGCCGCCTCTCTAGTTACTAGTTTCGCTCATCCAATCAAGGCAGGTCACGGGGAAATCGACGTTGAAAATGATACTCGTACAGCACTTCTAGAATCTGTTAATCATTCGTTTAATGAACATCGTTCGAATATGGGTGTTATTGCGAACCTCCACCCAGACATTCAGGAACACGAGGATTATGATGAATTACAAGATCAGCTCGATGAGGGTGAGTACCCAGTTGTAGCCAAAAATGGAACTGAGATGTTCGAGGACGGTAGTACTGCAATCATCATGATCCAGTATGGTGATGTCGATATCCCAGAGGATGAAGAAGGAGATTTCTTCGGATTCTTGCCACCAAGTGAGGACGAGATCATTGAACAGCAGATCCGAGAAACCACGAATGCAACTGGTCTTCCAGACGAATGGGATGTCACTTTTACTGGGTCCCCGATTTTTGAGGAAGCTGCTTTTGGACTGATGCTTCCTGAGATGATTACGTTATTCGCAGCCGCGTTTCTGATTATTCTGTTTATGGTCGTGTTAATTATGCGAAGCCGGCTCCGGAAAACACGACGAGTCGCAATTCCGTTAACCACCACTCTTGTTGCGCTGATTGCGATGCTTGGCATGATGGGATTTGTCGGCTTTAATTTCAATGCCATTATGCTCGGGGTGATGCCTGTTGCTCTCGGCTTGGGGATTGACTACGGCTTACAAATCCAAACCAGATACGTTGAAGAACGGAAAGCAGGTCGTAGTCCAGTTGAGGCAGCGGAGATAGCAACACAAACGACTGGATATGCATTAACACTTGCACTTGGTACCACTGCTGTCGGCCTTGGTTCCTTGTTAGCTGCAGAAGTCCCGCCAGTTCGGCAATTTGGTGTGACTGCTGCGTTCAGCGTTTTCATGGCGATGATTTTATCAGTAACCCTGCTGATTGCATTACTCGTTACGTTTGATGATGAGCCTGTTGAGGCACCAACAAGCGCAAGTACCTCTATTGGAGATGTAGAAACCCGTGCAAATGGATCTGGTGCTGACGAAAACCCAACTGGTCTTGAAGGTGTATTCGATAAGCTCGGCAGTGGGATTTCGGCCCGTCCCCTGCTCGTGATTGTTCTATTAGGTGCCTTGATTGGTGGTGGACTTGTTGCGTATCCAGCTGTTGATACACAAGAAGATATGCTCGACTACTGGCCAGATATCGAAGAACGACAAGATATTCGTGATCTTGAGGACAATGTTCCAAGTCCGAACATCAACTATATTATCGTTGAATCCGAGAACGACGATGATATTTATACTCGCGAACACTTCGAGGAGATGCAGTCATTCCAACATGAGATAGAAGACTCTCATGAGGATGTAATTACAGTAATGAGTGCTGCTAGAGCAATGGAAGTCGGAAATACCACTGTTCCTGTAGAAGGACCTGAGCATGATCAATTACCACCAGAGGGAGAGGAATTTGATGATGAACTTGAGCTTCGAACCGAAATTGATCGACCTCCACAGCTTGGTCTTCACCCAGACAACCACTCTGACCGGATGGTCATTCAAGTCTTCGTTGGTGATGTCGAAGGTGAAGAGGAGCGCCAAGTCATCAATAGTCTTGATGAAGCAGCAGACAATGCTCTCAACAACTCAGCATATGACACCCGAGTCACTGGTGAGATGGTACTGAACCGGAATGTCATTGAAAATGTGACTTCTGGTCTAACACGGACGACCATTATAAGTTTCACACTCGGTATGGTCTTCTTAGGCCTAGTGCTCCGATCTGGCCGTGAATCTGTCTTGCTTGTGGGAAGTGTTGCTGCAAGCGCAATGGCGTTAGTTGCCGGAGGGATGTATCTACTTGATGTCCCGTGGAACCCACTGACTGTAACAACTGCTTCAATCGTGCTCGGTGTTGGTATCACCTACGGCATTCACATATACGAGCGGTTCCGGGAAGAACGTCTCTCTGGAGCAGATCCAGATACAGCAATTAAAACGGCGATCTTACGCAAGTCTCGGCCAGTGCTTGCATCCGGAGCAACGACAATGTTCGGATTCGGTGTGTTAATGATTTCAGACTTCCCTGTGCTTGCCAACTTCGGTATTGCAATTGCACTTGCGATGGGACTGGCATTACTAACAGCATTCGTATTTATGCCAGCGATCACACTACTGCTCGCCCGACGTGGATATCTTCCTGCAGGAAATGTTCCCGAAGATACAGAAAGAACAGCCGACTAA
- a CDS encoding isochorismate synthase MenF translates to MKTRSEVPHLMEQTVTTVAVEVDPADTVNIYQWLSQQTAPRIFWQDRNDMTFAGAGAAAVIQATHEESRFDAIHTAAEQLFSNITHIGPEITRPRVFGGFSFDSKHVAKDHWSDFPAGYFVLPEQMLIRNGEHLYLVKTVVDTEPHDPSQLEVELKAAATQLPESYYGAEQPPAIETTTIIPNKEEWIQIVTDAVSTIDETQLQKIVVATAMDVSLNNRLDIPTILRQFSLEYPKCYHFLIQPSAKNAFFGPPPERLLAVDDMDIATEALAGSAPRGDTEKLDQQYADSLLSSEKTRHEQQLVTDTITSALQSFGSVTTEDRSVKKFNNIQHLHTPISANATSKTHILDILSMLHPSPAVGGLPKELALRTIQELEPFQRGWYASPVGWFDADGYGEFAVGIRSGVNTNSKLRLFAGNGIVSDSVPEEEWEEVNLKYDPVLTNL, encoded by the coding sequence ATGAAGACGAGAAGTGAGGTGCCGCATCTGATGGAGCAGACGGTAACAACGGTTGCCGTGGAAGTAGATCCCGCAGACACGGTGAATATCTACCAGTGGCTGTCTCAGCAGACAGCACCTCGGATTTTTTGGCAGGATCGTAACGATATGACTTTTGCCGGGGCTGGAGCGGCCGCAGTCATACAAGCAACTCACGAAGAAAGTCGCTTTGATGCAATTCATACAGCCGCCGAACAGCTATTTTCAAATATTACGCATATTGGACCAGAAATCACTCGGCCGCGCGTCTTCGGTGGATTCTCATTTGATAGCAAACACGTTGCAAAGGACCACTGGAGTGACTTCCCAGCAGGTTACTTTGTCCTACCGGAACAGATGCTGATTCGAAATGGGGAGCATCTGTATCTTGTTAAGACTGTAGTTGACACAGAGCCTCATGACCCATCACAGCTGGAAGTAGAACTCAAGGCTGCAGCTACACAACTGCCTGAAAGCTATTACGGCGCTGAACAACCACCAGCGATCGAGACAACAACAATCATCCCAAATAAAGAAGAGTGGATACAGATTGTCACTGACGCCGTCTCGACTATTGATGAGACACAGTTGCAGAAAATTGTTGTAGCGACTGCTATGGATGTCTCACTCAACAATCGATTAGATATACCGACGATTCTCAGACAATTTAGCCTAGAGTACCCGAAGTGCTATCACTTTCTTATCCAGCCTTCAGCGAAAAATGCGTTTTTTGGCCCGCCACCAGAACGGCTCCTTGCAGTTGATGACATGGATATTGCCACGGAAGCACTCGCTGGTTCTGCTCCCAGAGGAGATACTGAAAAACTGGATCAACAGTATGCCGATTCACTGCTATCCTCTGAGAAAACCCGTCATGAGCAACAACTAGTGACCGATACAATCACCTCTGCACTCCAATCGTTTGGATCAGTAACAACAGAAGATCGTTCTGTGAAGAAATTTAATAATATTCAGCATCTTCACACACCTATCTCAGCAAATGCTACATCAAAGACACATATTCTCGATATTCTTAGCATGCTACATCCATCACCCGCTGTAGGTGGACTACCAAAGGAATTAGCATTGCGAACAATCCAAGAGCTTGAGCCGTTTCAGCGCGGATGGTATGCTTCGCCTGTTGGCTGGTTTGATGCTGATGGATATGGAGAATTTGCAGTTGGAATTCGATCAGGAGTCAATACAAACTCCAAATTACGGCTTTTTGCTGGAAACGGGATTGTATCGGACAGTGTTCCTGAAGAAGAATGGGAAGAAGTGAATCTAAAATATGATCCAGTGCTGACAAACTTATAA
- the menD gene encoding 2-succinyl-5-enolpyruvyl-6-hydroxy-3-cyclohexene-1-carboxylic-acid synthase: MTAPNRNTLWGRTILSELAVAGIEQVCIAPGSRSTPLTEAAFATDDITVYTHLDERSMAYFALGQARRTGEPTPIICTSGTAAANFHPAVIEANQARVPMFVLTADRPPELRNSGANQTIDQQKLYGDAVRLFQQLPKPASSPRMLRSLRTTVTQAISAALNPPSGPVHLNVPFEKPLEPTDIPEDIPDSLQEQAPEAVQGRNDAFVNLTTAATVPESVDQLVSKIEDSSRPLIVAGPADPRSEAGKEVVELAATIDAPIFADPLSNLRFSSYNNRNDILICSGYDAYISTDQINTIPTPDLVLRIGASPTSKSLRKYLAAIDTQQILVDPAGQWREAEFTATDLVTGSAGETIKRITASVTPASDNELTTWLRQAEQTHWQLINGIDVELEGSAIKAVLDTLPEKATLVVSNSMPVRDLDRFGQAKADEITAIGNRGASGIDGITSTAFGAASATSDPTVLVIGDLAFYHDMNGLLAAGRHDIDLTIVLINNDGGGIFHKLPIESFDPPFTEGFKTPHQLNFRSAGDLYGIQYQYVNTVSELAKACKHSINTSGTDIIEIQFNSEISHRNREQLQQQLQSKLSQR; encoded by the coding sequence ATGACGGCACCAAACCGAAACACACTGTGGGGCCGAACAATCCTTAGCGAGCTTGCGGTAGCAGGAATTGAACAGGTGTGCATTGCTCCGGGGAGCAGATCCACACCACTTACCGAAGCAGCTTTCGCGACAGATGATATTACCGTGTATACACATCTTGACGAACGGTCGATGGCCTATTTTGCACTGGGCCAAGCCCGGAGAACAGGGGAGCCTACACCGATCATTTGTACATCAGGAACGGCAGCCGCAAACTTTCATCCAGCGGTGATAGAAGCAAACCAGGCTCGTGTTCCCATGTTCGTGCTAACGGCTGATCGACCACCTGAATTACGCAATAGTGGTGCAAATCAGACTATTGATCAACAGAAGCTCTACGGTGACGCTGTTCGACTATTTCAGCAACTCCCAAAGCCAGCTTCATCACCACGTATGCTACGTTCATTGCGGACAACGGTGACACAGGCCATTTCTGCAGCACTGAATCCTCCGAGTGGCCCCGTTCATCTTAACGTTCCATTCGAAAAACCACTTGAGCCAACAGACATTCCAGAAGATATTCCAGATAGCCTGCAAGAACAGGCACCAGAAGCTGTACAGGGACGAAACGATGCATTTGTGAATCTTACAACAGCCGCTACTGTCCCCGAGTCAGTAGATCAGTTGGTATCAAAAATCGAAGACAGCTCTCGTCCACTCATTGTTGCTGGTCCAGCTGATCCAAGGTCCGAAGCTGGTAAAGAAGTAGTTGAGTTGGCAGCAACTATTGATGCGCCGATTTTTGCAGATCCGCTCTCAAACCTACGATTTAGCTCATATAATAACCGAAATGACATCCTTATTTGCAGTGGATACGATGCATACATCAGCACAGACCAAATAAACACTATTCCGACTCCGGATCTTGTGCTTCGTATTGGTGCTTCACCAACATCGAAATCACTCCGAAAATATCTTGCAGCGATTGATACACAACAGATACTAGTCGATCCAGCCGGTCAATGGCGAGAAGCTGAGTTTACTGCAACAGATTTAGTCACGGGAAGTGCTGGAGAAACAATCAAACGAATCACCGCATCTGTCACACCTGCTTCGGATAACGAATTGACCACATGGCTACGCCAGGCCGAGCAGACACACTGGCAACTGATCAATGGGATAGATGTTGAACTTGAAGGATCGGCAATAAAGGCAGTTCTCGATACACTACCTGAGAAAGCCACTCTCGTCGTCTCAAACAGTATGCCTGTCCGTGATCTTGATCGGTTCGGTCAGGCGAAGGCAGATGAGATTACTGCCATTGGAAATCGTGGAGCAAGCGGTATCGATGGAATCACATCAACAGCTTTTGGCGCAGCATCGGCCACCTCAGATCCAACTGTCCTTGTGATTGGCGATTTGGCATTCTACCATGATATGAATGGTCTGTTAGCTGCAGGACGGCATGATATTGATCTAACAATTGTGCTTATTAACAATGATGGAGGAGGGATATTTCACAAACTGCCGATTGAATCGTTTGATCCACCATTTACAGAAGGATTCAAAACACCACATCAACTGAACTTTAGATCAGCAGGAGACTTATATGGAATTCAATATCAATACGTCAATACTGTATCTGAGCTCGCCAAAGCCTGTAAACATTCGATAAATACATCTGGGACAGATATTATTGAAATTCAGTTTAATTCGGAGATTAGCCACCGAAATCGTGAACAACTTCAGCAACAGTTACAATCGAAACTCAGCCAGCGATAA
- a CDS encoding 1,4-dihydroxy-2-naphthoyl-CoA synthase, translated as MVSELLDQSEWEEVSDFDFEDITYHRREKTVRIAFDRPDIRNAFRPKTVDELYQAFEHAKKLTSVGCVLLTGNGPSSKDGGWAFSAGGDQTVRGEEGYEYEHDSADIGRLHILEVQRLIRHIPKIVVAVVPGWAVGGGHSLHVVCDLTIASKENAKFKQTDPDVASFDGGFGSAYLARQVGQKKAREIFFLGKSYSAEEAAEMGMVNEVVPHVELENRAIEVAEIINKKSPTAMRMLKYAFNLDSDGLVGQQVFAGEATRLAYQTEEAKEGRDAFVDGREPDFDQFEWPY; from the coding sequence ATGGTCTCAGAACTGCTGGATCAATCAGAATGGGAGGAAGTGTCTGACTTTGACTTCGAGGATATTACCTATCATCGTCGAGAAAAAACCGTCCGAATCGCATTTGACCGTCCAGATATTCGAAATGCTTTTCGACCAAAAACAGTCGATGAGCTCTATCAGGCCTTCGAGCACGCAAAGAAGCTGACATCTGTCGGCTGTGTACTACTGACGGGCAACGGTCCGTCGAGCAAAGATGGTGGATGGGCATTCTCTGCTGGTGGTGATCAAACGGTACGAGGTGAAGAAGGCTATGAGTATGAACATGATTCTGCTGATATTGGCCGGCTTCATATTCTTGAAGTCCAACGACTAATTCGACACATCCCGAAGATCGTTGTTGCTGTTGTTCCTGGCTGGGCAGTTGGTGGTGGCCATAGTCTCCACGTCGTTTGTGACTTAACAATAGCAAGTAAAGAAAATGCTAAATTCAAGCAAACTGATCCAGACGTTGCAAGCTTTGATGGCGGCTTCGGTTCAGCGTATCTAGCACGACAAGTTGGCCAAAAGAAAGCACGAGAAATTTTCTTCCTCGGGAAATCTTATTCAGCAGAGGAAGCTGCTGAGATGGGGATGGTCAATGAAGTAGTTCCACATGTGGAGCTTGAAAATCGAGCGATAGAGGTAGCCGAAATAATAAATAAAAAAAGCCCAACCGCAATGCGTATGCTAAAATACGCATTCAATCTCGACTCCGATGGATTGGTCGGCCAGCAAGTCTTCGCTGGTGAAGCTACGCGGTTAGCATATCAGACAGAAGAAGCAAAAGAAGGCAGAGATGCATTTGTTGATGGACGAGAGCCGGATTTTGACCAATTTGAGTGGCCATACTAA
- a CDS encoding 6-hydroxymethylpterin diphosphokinase MptE-like protein encodes MKYSEWAPVYYDILTDFGFEQVDDEHAREVLATLTQPTPVSPEYIQGRNVLIAGAAPSLEEDMSAIEDHTIVAASDAGVRLADNGILPEIIVTDLDGEPEQTVNLVQENDILLVVHGHGDNIETLKQWLPIQTAAILPTTQTAPAMHIQNFGGFTDGDRAAFLADHFDAQSLSFIGWSFTDPTVTDAKRQKLDWAAKLLHWLEIRRQEQFDILDQYRDTLSLPSSVTESNV; translated from the coding sequence ATGAAATACAGCGAATGGGCTCCGGTATATTATGACATCCTTACTGATTTTGGGTTTGAACAAGTGGATGATGAACACGCAAGAGAGGTTTTGGCGACTCTGACACAACCAACACCAGTAAGTCCTGAATATATTCAAGGACGCAATGTTCTGATCGCAGGAGCAGCCCCATCTTTGGAGGAAGATATGTCTGCTATAGAAGATCATACTATCGTAGCAGCATCCGATGCTGGTGTTCGACTTGCTGATAACGGTATACTCCCAGAGATTATTGTGACCGATCTTGATGGTGAGCCAGAACAAACTGTCAACTTAGTCCAAGAGAATGATATTCTATTGGTTGTTCATGGACATGGTGACAATATCGAGACATTAAAGCAATGGCTACCGATTCAGACAGCAGCCATTCTTCCGACCACACAGACAGCGCCAGCAATGCATATTCAAAATTTTGGCGGATTTACCGACGGAGATAGAGCAGCATTCCTAGCTGATCACTTTGATGCTCAATCTCTTTCGTTTATTGGCTGGTCATTCACGGATCCAACGGTTACAGACGCTAAACGACAGAAGCTCGACTGGGCTGCTAAGCTCCTACATTGGTTAGAAATACGGCGACAAGAGCAGTTTGATATCCTTGACCAATATCGTGACACACTTTCGCTACCATCATCGGTTACAGAGTCTAACGTATAG